GAAATCACCCCAATGTCTCCATTCATTAGGCGACAAAGTTCTTTAGAAATGGCAAGCCCTAAGCCAGTGCCAGAGTAAGACTTAGACGAAGAGTTGTCGAGTTGGGTAAATGTACTAAACAATCGATTTTGATCTTCGGGCGATATACCCAAGCCGCTATCAGCTACCTCTACCAATAAGTGTACAGACAGTTCGCCCTTAGAAGCAAGCGTAAACTTGATGGCTACTTGCCCGTCTTCGGTAAATTTAATAGCGTTCGACATCAGGTTAGATATAATCTGAATTAAACGGGTTTCGTCTGCCTCCAAAAAATAAGGGATTTTAGGGTCTACCTGATAACTCAAAAAATTGTTTTTGGCTTTGGCTTGTTGCAAAAATAAGGTGTAAACCTTTTCTACCATAAAGCGGATGTCCATTGGCTTCGGGTGTAGCGCCATTTTACCCGCTTCTAGTTTCGACAAGTCCAAAATATCGTTGAGAATATTGAGCAAGGTCTCTGACGACTTTTTGATAGTGTACATATATTCTTGCTGCTTGTTTTCCAGTGGAGTATCCATCATAAGGTCAATCATTCCTATAATTCCGTTCATAGGCGTGCGTATCTCGTGGCTCATATTGGCAAGAAAACGTTCTTTTACTTTGAGCGATTTCTCGGCAATTTCTTTAGCCCTGATCACCTCTTGCTCTACCAATTTCTTTTGGGTAATGTCGTGCGATATTGCCGAAACCTCTTCTATCCGCCCATCTTCTAACCTTATAGGGTTTAAGTACACTTCGCGCCACCAGGTTTCACCATCTTGAGTGTCCGATTCTATCTCAAAATATTGCGTTTCCCCTTTGAACGCATTCTCATACATTTTTTGCCAAACCTTATAGTTATTGGTTTTACGTAACTTGGCACTCAATTGGATCAACCCCCGATTGAGAGTAGGCGATACTCCATACTGGCGCTGCAGGGTTTCGGCGTAGTTGTGGTTAAACGAAGTAAGTTTCCAGTTACGGTTAATAGACCACATCACGTGTGAGCTACTCTCAAAAATAGCCTGAAGCTGGGCAGTTTTGCTACTCAACTTGGCTTCATTACGCTTTCGCTGAATTGCCAGTGCAATTTGCCCCGACACAAAGTCGAGTAACTCAAGGTCTTTGATGGTATAAATATTACGATCGCGGTACGATTTGACCGAAATTAGCCCTATTACCTCATTTTCAAACTTGAGTGGTACCCCAATCCATATTTTAGGAGCAGGACCCGATAAAATCAAGCCTTCAGCCTCAGCCAATGCCTGTATTTCTTCTTCGTAAAGAAACAAAGCTTTTTTAGACTCCACCACATACTCAGCCAGTCCTTTATCGGTTTTGTTTTGGCGTATTTCTAATCCTCCGCTGGCGAAAGCCTCATCTACATAATAGTGATAACTCATTTGGCGGTGGTCAGAGTCATACAGTTTGATATAAAAGTTTTTGGCTTGAATCACATTGCCCAGTTCCCGGTGAATGCTTTGATAAAACTGATTCATATTTTTACTGCGTACCGTCAGGTTGGCAATACTGTAGTACAGAGTCTGGGCTTTTTCGGCGCGTATCTTATCTGTGGTATCGTGTAATATGCCTCGCATTGCTGTAGGCTTACCATCTTCGAAACGACAAGTAACACTGCCTTCTAAATACAAATTACCCCCTTCTTTGTGCGACAAGATGGTGATGAAATTATATACCGTTTCGCCTTGTATGATGCTTTTGACTGTACTAAGGGTAGATTTTTTGGTGTCTTGATGGAGCAAATCAAGAATATTCATCTTTTTAAGCTCCTTATTGGTATACCCGGTTTTTTTCTTGAAAGTCTTGTTTACAAACAAAAACTTACCCCGCATAGAGCAAATAAAAATTAAGTCGTTAGAATTGTCAAACAAGTCCTGCAGTGCTTCATTACTTTGTTTGAGTGCTTTCATTACTTTGCGGTTTTCAGTAATGTCTTTGCCTACCTTGGTCAAGCCACCCAGTTCTCCTTTTTCATTGTTCAATATTACCGAGTTAAACTGAATATAGCGCACATCACCAGTTTTAGTAAGAATGGTACGCTCTGAGGTTTCCCAAAAACCCCCGTTTTGCAGGGTCTTATCAAACTCATTCCACCGTTCGGGGCGCTCGCTTTCCTGTACAAACAGGTCAAAGTAATTTTTGCCTACAATCTCCTCTTTAGTATACCCCGTTACTTTTTGCCAGTAGTTGTTGCACATAGTAACTGTACCATCAGTGGTTACACTAATCCCCATCAGGTTTACCCCTTCCAATGCTTCCTGAAACCGAGTCTTAGTCTCCTTGATCAGCTGGATGCGTTTGGCTTCTTCTTCTGCCATTTTTTGTTCTGTAATATCTACCGCTGACGCTATATATCCCCTGAAGTGGTTGCGTGCGTCGAGGTAAGGCACCCCCTTTTCTACAATCCAGCGGTATTGTCCGGTGTGGCGGAGCAAACGATATACTACCTCATATTTTTTTTGTTTTTCAAACGACTTCAACAAATGATTTTTTACCCCCTCATAGTCAGTGGGGTGCACATTTTTTAGCCAACCTTCATTGATTTCTTCTTCTACAGTTTTGCCTGTAAACTCAAGCCATTGTTTGCTGAAAAAATAAAACTGGTGTTGGGGGTTCGACATACGCAACAACACTGGGGCGTGGTTGGCAATGGTGCGAAACTGAGACTCACTTTCGCTGATAATTTTTTGAGAAATTTGTGATTGATACAACGCTTTGCCAAAAGCCACTACTACCTCTTGTTGAGATAAATACATCATTTTTTTGAGCACCAATTCACGCAAAATCAATTGGTTGTGGCGGTTTAAGACCTGTAAGTCTACTTTACCCGTACCTTGTTCCCAAGCGTCTTGAATGCCCTGTTGAATCGCCTGAAAATCGTATTGGTAACGATCACAAAACGCCTTGACACTTTTATTTACAATATCTTCGCGCTGGCATTGGTGGGTATGCAGGGTAGTTTCGTTTACGTCAATAATCATCCCGTCGTCATCACAAATAAAAATGCTGTCAATAGTTGAGTTAAACATTTCTTTGTAAAAACTATGGTTGGCCGATGGGGTACCATTGCGCTTGAGTTGGTCAAGTTCCTGACGAAGTTGTGCAATTTCCTGCATCAAATCTTCGGTGACTGGTTTATTCTCTTGATTCATCAGAGTTTGGGGGTATAGAGACACACAAACAGAACTCGTCTTGTTTGGGCAAAAAGCATTACAATGCTGTGTACCCGGTAAAATTCAAGATAAGTTCACAGAAAAAATACGGCGAATTGATTGCCTTCTATTCTTTAATCTTTGATATTACAGTAGCCCATAGCGTTGGTAGGTGTAAGTTTGAAGTGTCCACAGGGGCAAGTTTCAAGCGACAAGTCGCAAGCTACACCCTGTTTAACTGCATTGAGCAAACTGCTGTAGATTCGGTTCATAGGCAACTAATAAAATCATAGTAAACTTATTTTCAATGGGTTATGAATTTGTTAGTTTGATGCTTACCCTTGTCAGGGACTTTTAATTAACAAAATTATAAATGCTTAAAAATAAGTAAGTTATCAACTTGTTAGTTGCTAATGAAACAAGGACTAACTCGAAGCTGGTTGCTTAAAGCTTGAACCTGTCATTGCTATGGACTTTTGATATTACTCAAATATAGTTAAATCATTACAAAATAAGCTACAATTGACCAATCTCAACAAATACTTGCTGGTAGTGGTAGGGCCTACGGCAGTGGGTAAAACAACCTTGTGTATTCGTTTGGCGCAACATTTCGACACTGAGATAGTGTCTGCCGACTCCCGACAGTTTTACCGTGAAATGGCTATAGGAACCGCCAAGCCTACCTCCGAAGAATTGGCGCAAGCTCCTCATCACCTGATCGATTCTCAGTCTATTATGGATGACTATAATGTGGGAGACTATGAGAAAGATGCATTGGTTTGCCTAGAGGACATTTTTGCCCGTAAACAAGTAGCCATCCTTACGGGTGGGTCGGGCTTGTATATACAGGCGGTGTGCGATGGAATAGACGAAATGCCTGAAGTAGCTCCCGAAATTCGTGCCCAGTTGATGGGGAGGCTCCAGCAAGAAGGGCTTGAGCCTTTATTGCAGCAATTGGAGCAACTAGATCCGGTGTATTACCAACAGGTAGACCAAGCCAACCCTCATAGGGTAGTACGTGCTCTGGAGGTGTGCTTGAGTACAGGGCAACCTTATTCTTCGTTTCGTAAAAAAAATAAAGTACAGCGACCTTTTAATATTTTAAAAATAGGGTTGGAGCGTGACCGGGAAGAGTTGTACGAGCGCATTAATTTGCGCATGGACTTGATGCTGGAGCAAGGACTGTTAGAGGAGGTAAAAGCTTTGTACCCTTACAAAAACCACAATGCACTGCAAACAGTGGGGTATAAAGAGATATTTGACTATATGGACAACAAGCACGATTGGGACGAGGCAGTACGTTTGCTTAAGCGCAACAGTCGTCGATATGCGAAGCGACAAATGACTTGGTTTAGGCGAGACGAAGAAATCCATTGGTTTTCGCCCCAAAAAGTTGATACAATCATAGATTGGGTAGATCGACGAATGAGTGATTGACAAACAAATAGGGTGCTAAGAATGTTAAACAGGTGATATTTTACTTGCAAATATGAGAATAATATGCGCATACTACTTTATACTGGAAAAGGTGGGGTAGGCAAAACTACCATAGCCGCCGCCACTGCCGTAAAAACCGCCGAAATGGGGTATAAAACCTTGGTAATCTCTACCGATCCGGCGCACAGCCTGTCCGATGCCCTAGACGTAAAGCTACAGCCTGAGCCTACCCTTATTCAAGAAAACCTCTATGGGCAGGAGTTAGATGTATATTATTCTATGAAAAAGTACTGGGGACAAATGCGCGAGATGTTGTTGGCCATTTTTAAGCTACAAGGGGTAAACCGGGTAGTGGCAGAAGAAATGTCAGCGTTGCCCGGTATGGAAGAAGCCTCTGCTTTTTTGTGGATAGACAAGTATTATGAAGAAAAGGCCTTCGATGTGGTAATTATTGACAGTGCGCCTACTGGCGAAACCCTTACTTTACTTACCATTCCACAAGTGAGCCAGTGGTGGTTGAGCAAAGCATTTCCTTTTCAGAAATATGCCATCAAAGCAGTGGGGTCTATGGTACGGGGAGTTACGGGTATTCCTATAGACAAAGGGTATGAAGAACTGGATGAGCTTTTTAATAAGTTGCAAAAGGTGCAAAAACTCATGAGCAACCCCGAAATATGCTCTATTCGCTTGGTGGTAAACCCGGAGCGAATGGTGATCAAAGAAGCTAAACGTGCTTATACTTACTTGCAAATGTATGGGTATCCGGTAGACTCAGTGGTGATTAACCGCATCTTTCCAGAAATGGATGCCGACTCGGTTTTCCATAAATACATTCAGAGCCAAAAGAAGTACTTACAAACTATAGAAGAAAGTTTTGATCCGCTGCCTATTGCACAGGTAAAACATTTGGGGGAAGAAGTTTTTGGAATCGATTTGCTCAAAACCATCGCTACCTTGCTTTACCCCGACAGCGATCCTTCAAAGCCTTTGTACAACGAGTCCCCTTTTCAAATCATTGAAAATGGCAGTCGTTATTTGTTAAAAATCCACTTGCCTTTTGTAGAAGAAGGGAGTGAAGACCTCCGTGTAACCAGCGTAGGGCAAGAGTTGGTTATACAATTGGGCAACCAAAGACGCAATTTTTTCGTGCCTAACTTCCTGAGCTTTTATACTATGGAAAAACACACCATCAACGAAGGTTGGCTAGTGGTTTTCTACAAAAAGAAAGGGGTATAATACACGTCAGTACCATTGTATAGCATCACTATAACTTTTGACTGGCTTACAAGAAATCACTATCTTGAACTTTATAACACTGACAAAAACATAAATTGATATTATAGATGTCTATGAATCCTTTTTTAGAGAAATTTGATACACCTTTTGAAACGGTACCTTTTGATAAAATCAAAACGGAGCATTTTAAACCTGCCATAGAAGCCGCAATGACAGAAGGTAAAGCAGAAGTAAAAGCCATTACTGACAATGCAGAGGCTCCTACTTTTGTCAATACCGTAGAAGCCCTGGAGCGTGCCGGGTCTAAAGTAAATATTGTAGCAGGAGTATTGTCGAACCTCAATAGTGCCGAAACCAGCCCAGAGATTCAGGAGTTGGCAAAAGATATTTTTCCAATGATTACCGAGTACGGCAACGACATCTTGTTGGATGAAGCTTTATTTGCTCGAATCAAAGCGGTATACGAACAAAAAGAAGCCTTGAGTCTATCGGCAGAGCAAACTACTTTGTTAGACAAAACTTATAAGAGTTTTGTGCGTAATGGAGCAAATTTAAATGATACAGATAAGCAAAAGTTAAGGGAAATAGATGTAGCGTTGTCGAAGCTTTCGGTGCAGTTTGGGCAAAACGTATTGGCAGATACCAATGCGTATACTATGCATTTAACTGATGAGGCAGATCTTGAAGGTTTACCAGACCAAGTGCGTGAGGCGGCCGCAATGACGGCAAAGCAAATGGAAAAAGAAGGGTGGGTGTTTACTTTACAATACCCAAGTTATGTGCCCTTTATGACCTATGCCAGCAAGCGTGAATTGCGAGAAAAACTTGCCAAGGCTTACGCCAAAAGAGGGTGTCAAGGCAACGACAACGATAACCAAAAAATAGTAAAAGACTTTGCGCGCCTGCGTTATGAAAGAGCCAACCTATTGGGGTATGCTACCCACGCCGATTTTGTGCTGGAGCAACGCATGGCAAGTACCCCCAAGGTGGTAGAAAACTTCTTGAACGACTTGCTCAAGCATGCCAAACCCGCAGCTGACAAAGAGATGCAAGAATTGGTGTCTTATGCCAAAAAACTGGATGGTATAGAGGAAATGCAGCGTTGGGATTATGCCTATTACTCTGAGAAACTCAAGAAAGAGAAGTTTAATATTGACGACGAAATGCTCAAGCCTTATTTTGAGTTGGATAAGGTGATTGAGGGTATTTTTGCAGTAGCAAAAAAACTATATGGGCTCAACTTTAAAGCCAATGCCGATATTCCGGTGTATCACCCAGAGGTAAAGGCGTATGAGGTAGAAGATGAGGAGGGGCGCCATGTATCTGTGTTTTATGCTGATTTTTTTCCAAGAGAAGGCAAACGCAATGGTGCTTGGATGACCAGCTTTAGAGGGCAAAAAGTAGTCAATGAGGAAGAGCAGCGCCCTCATGTGTCTATTGTATGCAACTTTACCAAACCCACCGAAACTCGCCCATCTTTGCTTACTTTCAACGAGGTACTGACCTTTTTCCATGAGTTTGGGCATGCTTTGCATGGGATGTTGGCAAGTGGTAATTATGAAAGCCTGAGTGGTACCCATGTATACTGGGACTTTGTGGAACTACCTTCGCAGATTATGGAAAACTGGGTGTTTGAAAAAGAAACTCTGGACATTTTTGCCCAACATTACAAAACCGGGGAAAGTATTCCTGCTGACCTGATTCAACGCATCAAAGACAGTGCAAACTACATGCAAGGATACCAAACCGTTCGCCAGATTAGTTTTGGCAGGTTAGATATGGCATGGCATGCTCAAGATCCTCGCAATGTTGGTGATATTGCAACATTTGAGCGTGAGGTAGGGGAGGAGACGCGTTTGTTTCCCGAAAGCAAAGAAAACAATAGCATGAGCTGTGGTTTTAGTCATATTTTTGCCGGAGGCTATTCGGCAGGCTACTATAGTTACAAATGGGCAGAGGTATTAGACGCTGATGCTTATGAGTATTTTCAGGAAAACGGGATTTTTGATTCCAAAACTGCCCAATCTTTCAAAGACAACATTTTAGCAAAAGGAGGCAGCGAGCACCCTATGGTGTTGTACAAACGCTTTAGAGGCAAAGAGCCTTCACCAGAAGCTTTGTTGCGTCGTGCCGGTTTGATCGAAAGTAAGTAACTAAAAGTAATGAAGTTTTAAGGGGCTGTCTCATAATTCAAGCATTACCAAATTTCTTTTTTTAAGAAAAAACGGTTTTAAAAACCTGGCAGGTAGGGGTTAATATTCAAAATAATATTTTAGTTGAAGTTATTATGAGACAGTCCTTTTTTAGTTTTAGGAATGGTGAAAAAATAAATTACCGATTTTGAGGTAGGGATTTTATTCTGAGAGGAGGCACTTTTTGCAGGCGTAACCATAGCTACGGCTAAAAAAAGTAATGAAGTATCAGGGTGAAAGAGCACCTCCACCCGAACTTGATTCGGGGGTTATTTTTTTTCCGTTCCTTAATAGCGTAAACAATCACAAATGCCTGTTCACTATACACCCGAAGAAGTGCTTAATCTTGTAAAACTCATTTGCAATGGGCAACCAGAAAATGAAGCACTTGCCGAGCAAATTATTCAAGGCAGAGGATTGCCCAAGGCGCTTGAGTACTTTATGCAAATAGAGAGCGATGCCCTTCGAAAAAAAGCCATGTGTGTTCGGTATGGGTTGGTAGAAGCTTTTCCTCATTTACGTGAATGGAATTTTAACCCTTATCTAAAACACTATAACCTACCCTTAAGAGAGAGTTTTATTGGTTTACAGCATTTTGAGAGCCTTGAGCGCCTCATGATCAACCAATACCGTAATGAGGTATTGACACTGCCTCCCGAAATAGGTTTATTGACCCAGCTTACGGCACTGGCTGTACTTACCTCACAATTGTTTGAGCTACCCCAAGAAATAGGGCAGCTGCGCAACCTCATCGAAATATCTATTACTTATTGTCGTTTGACTGAATTGCCCCCACAAATAGCCCAATGGCAAAAACTCAAATCGCTGAACCTGAAGTACAATAAATTGCATCGCCTACCTCCAGAAGTAAGTGAACTTGGGTTGTTGCAAAGGGTGAGTTTGTTTCATAACCAATTGCAGGGCTTGCCGGATGGTTTTGAAAAGTTAAAAAAAATTGAAAAATTGTATTTAGGAGGCAATCAGTTCAAGGTTTTCCCCAAACAGGTGTTGGCGCTAACAAATTTAACCGAGCTTAATTTATACGATAATCAACTGAGCGAAATACCAGCAGAGATTGTGCAGTTAACCAAACTTCAGTATTTGTATTTGCACAGCAATCAGTTAACTAGTTTACCTAAAATAATCCAGCGAATGCCTAGCTTAAAAGCAATTCATTTGAAGAACAACCCCATAGCACCCCTTCATCAAGAGAAACTCACCAGACAGTTTGCTGGTATCATATTAAAGTTTTGACCAGGTTACTTACTGAGCTTCGAGTCGTGAAAAGCGGCACGTTTCCACACGTTTTTTTCTTTGACCCACATCTGTGTTACACGGATGATAGATTTAAATTTTTTAGCTCGAAAAACACCACTGGAAGTGATTAGGCCATTGGCAATGGCACTATTGCCATATACCTTCACTGTGAGTTCGGTCATTTGGTAAGTATGCACCTTTAGTTGTCCTGATTTGAGTTGGGTGTGTCGTTTTTTGATGTAATTGAGCCATCCTTTTTTGTCAATCAAGGCACTGCCACTGTTTGAGTGAATGTACTCTTCAGTAAGGTGTTGGTCTAAAAAAATTACATCAGCAGTTAAAAATGCTTGATTAAACGCTTCAATGGCTTGGGTTACTTCTTGGATGGCTTGGGTAGAGCGTTGCGCATGTAGCGGCAAGGTGTACAAAAATGTGGCAATGATCAAACCCGTAATTGACTTAAAACTATTCATAGAAGCAGTAGTTTAAATTTCTATCATTGTAGAGGGAGAAAACAATTTTTTTACTTTCACTTTTTCAGCCCCCGAAAAATGGTTTCCTACCAACCATACCCGTCGTAGTTTTTTTAATTGACCAATTTCGGGGGGCAAGGTTGTCAAACGATTATAGCTCAGGTGTAGCACCTCAAGGTTGGTCATGAGACCTATCAAAGGAGTAACGGTTTCTATCTTGTTATGCTCTAATCGCAATTCGCGCAAATATTCTAGTTGGCATATACATTCAGGAAACTCACTGAAAAAATTATCATTGAGGTACAAACGTTTTAAGTATTTAAGGTTACTGATCTCGTCTGGCAAGGTACTTAATTGATTGAGCTCAAGAAATAGAAAATTTAAATTAGTAAGCCCACCCACCGCAGCAGGCACCTCCTCAATGTCGAGGTTATCAAGCGAAAGCTCCCGATTATGAATCCAATCCTGTAGTTGGTCGGCACTAGCAGTTTGTTGCTGGAGGCAAAACATCCAACCTGTATTCAATAACCGCAAGGCAGTATTGCCCACAATAGAAGAGTTAAGGTTAAACTCAAAGTGTAGTTCAGACAAAAAATCAGAAAGCTTTGACTCATTGTCCAAATGGTACTCCAGGTCAAAGTTATAACTGAGGGCATACACATCGGAGCTTGAAGCCAGACTGTTTTCAACAATTAATCTGGACTGTTCAGTCACAAAATCGTCAGGAAAAAAAAGTGAGATAGCAAAAAGGTAAGAAAGGATATCAATGGAAAGATTAGAGGTGTTTTCGGAGAGTTGAAACGCACCAATGATATTGCTTTTGTCCAGTGTTTCGAGTAATTCAAGTATGGTCTGAAAGTGCTCTTCAGACGAGTTGTCCAGATGTTGATTATTAGCCATGGCAAAAGCCCTAAAAAGTAGTAAATCTCAATATTAGTTGAATAAGCATACATTGACATGACTTGTTTTAGCTTATTCTTAAAAGTTAATATACAAAAACCCTACTATATTCTAAAGTTTTCATTTTTATCAAGGAGATTTATGACAAAGTAGTCATAATATAAGTGTTATGTTTAACCTTAAAATAGTGCTACTTATCGAAATATCAAGTTGTTTAGTCTAAACTGATTGACTTTATACTAATATATGTTGTATACATAGACAAGAGCATAGTTGATTTACCTTATAAATAAAATTAGACATTCTAAAAAGTTTAATTTTTCCATAAAAAGCAAGCACCTACACACCCCAAAAATCATTGTTTTTGGGGTGTGTTTTTTTTGTAGGTACTTTTTAGTCAATTACTTAGTATCTCAAGTTACGCAGTTTTCTGAAGGTCACCTGTTTCTATTGTTGAATGGCTTTATTGCGCAATGCGTAGCCAAACCATTGAGCAATAAAGCCATATAACCATCAAAATAAGTAGGTCTGCGTAACTTCAGTTAGTATAATAATTATTGACTTTTCCCTTCAGCGATTAACTCATCCATTGTTTGTTTAAAATCTCTTTTAAAATCCTCATAATATTTGCCTGTTCCGGGGCCGTTAAACCCTGTGTGTATTTTACGTACCTTGCCCTGGCGGTCAATAAAAATGGTGGTAGGAAAAGATAAAATATGATTGAGCATTGGCAATGTTTTCGCGGCTTCTTTTTTATCATTATGCCCCGCAAATAAAAAGTCATACCCTATATTATACCGTTTAATCATCTTCTCAATGCGTTTTTTCGCCTTCGCAAACTCAGGGCTGCGTTCATAAGCCAAACCGATAATTTCTACCCCACGACTTTTATTTTTGTCATACCAGGGAGCTAAAAAAGCCGTTTCATCCAAACAATTGGGGCACCAAGTGCCAAATATTTGTACCAACACCACCTTATTTTTAAACTTTGGGTCATTCAACGATACTTTTTTGCCCAACATATCAGGAAAGCTAAACGCAAGCTTGTCGTGACCAGGTTTTAGGTAAGTAAGCCTGTTGGCATCAGGTAATTTAGCTTGGGCGTTTTTTATCCCTGTCCAACTTTCGTATACACTTTTACCATGCCAAAACTGCCCCTTGAGACTGTCGCCTTGTTGGGTGGCTTGAAACAAAAAAGCGTGATTGCCATCAAAGGCGCTAATTTGTAGCTCACCAGCTTGGTTTACTTGTCCCTCAAGATAACGGTAGTCGCCAGTAGTAGTCATAAAAGTACCCGTTACCTTACGTTTTTGTTGTTTGAAAATACCTATAGCCGGATATGTGCTCCCATCTTTTTTGGTAAACTCTACCTGCCACCTACCATTAAAGTCAACCAATGGTTGATTGGCATCAGCTACAGGAGCAAAACGGTAGTTTTTGCCGTGTTCAGCTTCAAACGCTACCTCATAAGGTTTTTTGAGCCCGTTTTTTATCCACAAACCCTTGATACGCCTCCCATCAATGATTTTACCCGTAAGGTAAGCATCAAACACGTGCAGAGTAATCTTGACCGAATCAGGTTTTACAAACTCAAATTCATCAAGTAAAATGCGTTCTTCGCCATTGATGATATGGGCAGTATATTGTTGGTTTTCCTCGTTTTTTTTGATGTCTAACTGAAAGGGCAATTTGCCTCCCGGAGTTTGTATAGTAGCACGCCACATACCAGCGGTAAGTAGGGGCGTTTTTTGAGTTTGTTTGTTTTCTGAAGTGGGTTGTTTGCAGGCACTCACAAAAAACAGGAGTAAAAACGTGTACAGCGCTAGTGAAAATTGTGGAAATATCTTTTTCATAATGGATGATTGAGTACTTAGTAACAATGTTCTAAATCGGACAGCTTCAAAGCCCCGATTTCTTATCGTATTAGCGTCAACTTAACTTTTCAGTTGAATTATTTAAATTACTGATAGGCCAATACTCCTCAGTGATTTTAGTCAAAGTTGATTACTGATTACCTTCGGTGAGCTCCCGTTGGTCGGTTATCAAATGGTTATAAGTTTAAAAACTATTTAATTTAGACGTAAAACTGAAACCCTTTGAAAAATAAAGCAAGTACGCAAATTTAATATACGCCATTGGTTTACAGTGATTAATAGGGTAAACATTTACTCGAATCCGCTATGGACTACGGACTAAATGCTA
This sequence is a window from Microscilla marina ATCC 23134. Protein-coding genes within it:
- a CDS encoding PAS domain S-box protein, which gives rise to MNQENKPVTEDLMQEIAQLRQELDQLKRNGTPSANHSFYKEMFNSTIDSIFICDDDGMIIDVNETTLHTHQCQREDIVNKSVKAFCDRYQYDFQAIQQGIQDAWEQGTGKVDLQVLNRHNQLILRELVLKKMMYLSQQEVVVAFGKALYQSQISQKIISESESQFRTIANHAPVLLRMSNPQHQFYFFSKQWLEFTGKTVEEEINEGWLKNVHPTDYEGVKNHLLKSFEKQKKYEVVYRLLRHTGQYRWIVEKGVPYLDARNHFRGYIASAVDITEQKMAEEEAKRIQLIKETKTRFQEALEGVNLMGISVTTDGTVTMCNNYWQKVTGYTKEEIVGKNYFDLFVQESERPERWNEFDKTLQNGGFWETSERTILTKTGDVRYIQFNSVILNNEKGELGGLTKVGKDITENRKVMKALKQSNEALQDLFDNSNDLIFICSMRGKFLFVNKTFKKKTGYTNKELKKMNILDLLHQDTKKSTLSTVKSIIQGETVYNFITILSHKEGGNLYLEGSVTCRFEDGKPTAMRGILHDTTDKIRAEKAQTLYYSIANLTVRSKNMNQFYQSIHRELGNVIQAKNFYIKLYDSDHRQMSYHYYVDEAFASGGLEIRQNKTDKGLAEYVVESKKALFLYEEEIQALAEAEGLILSGPAPKIWIGVPLKFENEVIGLISVKSYRDRNIYTIKDLELLDFVSGQIALAIQRKRNEAKLSSKTAQLQAIFESSSHVMWSINRNWKLTSFNHNYAETLQRQYGVSPTLNRGLIQLSAKLRKTNNYKVWQKMYENAFKGETQYFEIESDTQDGETWWREVYLNPIRLEDGRIEEVSAISHDITQKKLVEQEVIRAKEIAEKSLKVKERFLANMSHEIRTPMNGIIGMIDLMMDTPLENKQQEYMYTIKKSSETLLNILNDILDLSKLEAGKMALHPKPMDIRFMVEKVYTLFLQQAKAKNNFLSYQVDPKIPYFLEADETRLIQIISNLMSNAIKFTEDGQVAIKFTLASKGELSVHLLVEVADSGLGISPEDQNRLFSTFTQLDNSSSKSYSGTGLGLAISKELCRLMNGDIGVISEIGHGSTFWFTFEAQPTDEKPEGYLMDDWDFSSKDHFGDYRPRILIVDDNIVNRKVASEILNNAGCIISLAESGYQALDKVQAHSYDLIFMDIQMPGMDGVETTRAIKGLGIEQLPPIVAMTAYSMKEDRERFMEEGLDDYVSKPVKAQTLIQKVQEYILGKSNVPQHSATQLHESETITLKPADTEVDVQPMILDMSVLGQLKKYGGNDLVIESLQDFENETDQLLTDAMEAFQQSDYEQVRKHLHTIKGSAGTLGIVQVAELSETMEDQLKVQDITDLEINLQKLLQYFRDFQANYQGLVK
- the miaA gene encoding tRNA (adenosine(37)-N6)-dimethylallyltransferase MiaA; the encoded protein is MTNLNKYLLVVVGPTAVGKTTLCIRLAQHFDTEIVSADSRQFYREMAIGTAKPTSEELAQAPHHLIDSQSIMDDYNVGDYEKDALVCLEDIFARKQVAILTGGSGLYIQAVCDGIDEMPEVAPEIRAQLMGRLQQEGLEPLLQQLEQLDPVYYQQVDQANPHRVVRALEVCLSTGQPYSSFRKKNKVQRPFNILKIGLERDREELYERINLRMDLMLEQGLLEEVKALYPYKNHNALQTVGYKEIFDYMDNKHDWDEAVRLLKRNSRRYAKRQMTWFRRDEEIHWFSPQKVDTIIDWVDRRMSD
- a CDS encoding ArsA family ATPase, which encodes MRILLYTGKGGVGKTTIAAATAVKTAEMGYKTLVISTDPAHSLSDALDVKLQPEPTLIQENLYGQELDVYYSMKKYWGQMREMLLAIFKLQGVNRVVAEEMSALPGMEEASAFLWIDKYYEEKAFDVVIIDSAPTGETLTLLTIPQVSQWWLSKAFPFQKYAIKAVGSMVRGVTGIPIDKGYEELDELFNKLQKVQKLMSNPEICSIRLVVNPERMVIKEAKRAYTYLQMYGYPVDSVVINRIFPEMDADSVFHKYIQSQKKYLQTIEESFDPLPIAQVKHLGEEVFGIDLLKTIATLLYPDSDPSKPLYNESPFQIIENGSRYLLKIHLPFVEEGSEDLRVTSVGQELVIQLGNQRRNFFVPNFLSFYTMEKHTINEGWLVVFYKKKGV
- a CDS encoding M3 family metallopeptidase, with translation MNPFLEKFDTPFETVPFDKIKTEHFKPAIEAAMTEGKAEVKAITDNAEAPTFVNTVEALERAGSKVNIVAGVLSNLNSAETSPEIQELAKDIFPMITEYGNDILLDEALFARIKAVYEQKEALSLSAEQTTLLDKTYKSFVRNGANLNDTDKQKLREIDVALSKLSVQFGQNVLADTNAYTMHLTDEADLEGLPDQVREAAAMTAKQMEKEGWVFTLQYPSYVPFMTYASKRELREKLAKAYAKRGCQGNDNDNQKIVKDFARLRYERANLLGYATHADFVLEQRMASTPKVVENFLNDLLKHAKPAADKEMQELVSYAKKLDGIEEMQRWDYAYYSEKLKKEKFNIDDEMLKPYFELDKVIEGIFAVAKKLYGLNFKANADIPVYHPEVKAYEVEDEEGRHVSVFYADFFPREGKRNGAWMTSFRGQKVVNEEEQRPHVSIVCNFTKPTETRPSLLTFNEVLTFFHEFGHALHGMLASGNYESLSGTHVYWDFVELPSQIMENWVFEKETLDIFAQHYKTGESIPADLIQRIKDSANYMQGYQTVRQISFGRLDMAWHAQDPRNVGDIATFEREVGEETRLFPESKENNSMSCGFSHIFAGGYSAGYYSYKWAEVLDADAYEYFQENGIFDSKTAQSFKDNILAKGGSEHPMVLYKRFRGKEPSPEALLRRAGLIESK